The Pangasianodon hypophthalmus isolate fPanHyp1 chromosome 25, fPanHyp1.pri, whole genome shotgun sequence nucleotide sequence CTCAAAACATTACTTGTGgtaaatatatgtaaacaaatccaaaacataaaTTAACTTTTATGAACAAATTTTCATACTGCCTCTTGCACCAACCCCAAAAGTGCCACAGACATCTCTCTACTACTGAACACTGCTGTATTATACTGTCCGGTAGAAAAGCCTTTCTAACCAGAGACATTATCAGGATGATTCTCTGACATCTGCCCTTGACCCATAAATTACAGTAGATGCACTATTTCTCACGCCATCAGTATGTCCTGTTTCGGCACGCGTCATACCCAGGCAAGTAAGGTAACCAAATTCAGCACAggtatttacatacatacagagcTGTACCATACTATACTGACTGGTGTATTTCATTGTTGTTAAATACAAGCTAAACTTCATTTCAGTCACATTTCACTGCTGGGTTTACACGCATGCCCTTTAAATCTGTactcatatttttaattagaATTTAAATTTTAGAAGTGGGACACCAGGCCTTTATacaaaggaaagaatgaaataaaatggtaaaaattgattttttttttcagatatacacagtaaataaagaaaagcatACCCGTTCCTGTTTTTCCCGCTCCTTCTCCAGATGATAGAGTTCCCACTGCTCAGAAATGAACTGCATGAACTTCTGACCCTGGACCAGAAACTCTCTGCCTTGTTCTTGCTCCCACTGCTCGATCTGGGCTTTCAGCTTCTTTTCAAGCTAAATGAGAGATATTGAGTTGCAGGAGCTTTGTCTATTCAGCCTTATTTTAATCATCTTCACcaaacagagcaaacaaaagatgcTTTCAGGTAAAAAGCATTAATTACCTTAGGGAGGCCTTTGAGCAGGTCTGATCTTTGTTTCTCCTCTTTTAAAAGGTTTCCTCCTCTGTTGGTGAATCTGGATGGATCTGTggcttttttcttaaaaataaattattaaattcataaaattaaatgattaataatagcAACAATTATCAGCcaaaactactactactcctactaatcAAAATCTGAAAACAAAATTTGACATCAGCTTTCTATCTCTGGTTCATCCGACTTACTTCAAGCTCCAAGAAAAGCTTCCAACTCTCCTCCCATTTGTGAACCCCTTCAAAAAGTTCTTTATGCTCTTCATAATGCTGTTTTAGGCGCTGAATCTCAGATTCGTGCAAGTTCAGAAGTTCTTCACTGAAATTATCTGAAAAGAGGAAATTATTCAACTCTTACTTTTAATTTGGTACAAGCCAAAAGCGTTTGCCGTGTATAAATCCGAATTTCTGTTTACCGTCATAGTAGGGCAGAAAAGCCTGACGCTGATCGGTGCTGTAGAAGCATTTATCCCAGAATACCGTAATTTCCTCTCGAATAGCCTTCGTAAGATCCTGAATATTTCTAAGCTTTAGTTCCTCAAGACGTTTGACTTCAGCTTGCAACTGGGAACAAACAGATGGCGCACATCAGCACTACACAAAAGCAGCGagcttttaataatttaataatttaataacaataaataaataaataaataaataaatagtgagcATGAACCACATTTTCCAAGCTGTTGTTATTGTCTACATACAGCTTCCATGTTCCTCTTCTTAGACATGGTCATGTGCTCAGCAATAGCATCACGATCCTCCTGTGAGATGTGCAACCTGTCCCATAGCTGCTGGATCTTTTCTCGATATGACCCACAGCTACGCTCGTTCTCAGCTTTCCTGCTCTCAAGCTGAAACATTTCAATGTTAGAGCTTTTGTATTGTGTAGCATTTCAGTGTAGAGGATCATTTGTGAAGACTACATTACTCTTACCTGGTGAAGGAGGACCTTAAGGGAGTCAATGTTGTCTTTGGAGAGACAAAAAGCCTCTTCGTCCTCACAGACAATATCCTTTTCAAAACTAGTCTCAGGCAGTTGATCCAGATCGTCCATACACAGTATTATCTGTTTCTTTAGCTCAACAAACTTGCTGTGTCTTTGTTCCTGAAGAAAAAGACAGGTGAAGATATAACTAAAAAATATACCTGTAAGACGTTACTATGATTAAGCCCAGGACAGATGAATGAAATCCTCCACCTTTTCTGCTGTCAGTTGTGCAATGTGTTGTCTGAAGCTTTCCAGTTGCTCCAGGGAAGGAACTGCGCTTGCAGAGATAGAGAACGGCTCCAAGCAGAGAATGTCGCAGAGGTCCTGATCCTGCTCTATGAGGGTTTTAAGTGTCTGCATTCtctgacctttctgtttcaacATAACCTCAAGACAGGTTCGTATATCTTTCTCCTGTTGGAGCATTGTGTTTCCCCTCTCCTCCTAAAAACAGGCAAACAGACAACTTTAAAATAAGGATTTTCACTACGGGTGGAAAAATCAGTAGCCCAGGCacctgggacaagcagattttttttttttccgggaAAAACGATGAAAGCTGTATTAAACTACATATAAACAGCTTTGGTAAGACATCTTCTTGTGTCTGTCTCACCCTTTATTGTTAGAGTGTAATGGTTATAGTTTtgaatgtattatattttaagtatttattgaGGAAATTGAAAAACTGCTCTTAGACTCCCATTATGTTTCTTTAAAGTCAACACgtttttttctcagtacagcaaAACATGGCAAAATCTAGACCCGTCAATGCATCTTGGGAAATTTAAGGGGTTAATCCATCTTATTGCCTCTCAAAAAGCTGATTATAAACAAGAATTCAATCAGCATTATTACTCGTGGATGAGACGAATGCTCTTCCCTTAGATTACATGCAAAGATTTTCGCCAATCTGAATTTATTCCGATTGCTGATTCCGAATTAGCTGTGTATATCTACCCTAAAGTGGACACTCTGTAAACAATCTCCTCTTATATGCATGTAACTGATCAGTTATGCACATAGGGGGAGTGAGGTGTAGTGTCAGTATTATCATATCAGTGAGAAACATGTGAATCTGGACAGTGCATTCAGTTTTAAACAACCCAGCTggtgttttaaattattttgggTCACGACAAATCCTCATCCAAGTGTCACTATTGACAGCGAAAAGCTGACATGGATGCACACATTATGCTTCAGTATAATGCCATTACTCATCTTCTAGTGTTATGAGCATTTAAAGCCACGGTCTGGGAATTTCAGTCCCGTCCCCCCCTTCTTTTAATATTTGACCAATTTCAACTGCTGAGCCAACTTTACTGAGGTCAATCCAAATCCTGCATCTGCCTCAAAATGTTAGTTTGATGCCCTTCCACGCTCACAactatgttaaatatattaaaatctgtAACTGTGTTCTCCTACTGGACCATTTTATTGCACAAAGAGCGCATcatgactcaaacacacatgtacacaacacacacacagacactaactcTGAAAGTAATTAGACACAAATGTTTACATGgatattattcttttatttaatggattattaaaaGGATTATATACCTCATTCTATCGGacataaatttcatttttaaatgaatttattaattaattattattatttattaatgaattactaggctgcatgtaaacgtagtTATCTGCAAGATCAAGATGTTCTTAAATTTACCTGTGAGAAAGCAACAGTACTGACCACTGAGTGTACACCTTTCTATTGGTTTTGATGCTCGATGAGCTTAATGGCCCTGACTGTTGACAAGCAAGTTTAACTGGTTAGGGTCTACATGCAGTCTATTCACTTACCTGATATGGAGGAAGCTGCAGCTCCAAGCACACTTTATTCAGCTCTTTACGACAGGTATCGATACTAGTCATCAAACGCTTCCGCAGACTCTCCTCTTCTGCAATCATCATGTCCAGAAGACCCTAATATTTACAttgacatttattaatttggcaGACGCTTCATTCCAAAGCAATTTGAACTCACACCCTTCTAATCAGTAGTCCAGAGCCGTAACCTCTGAGACACCATTGCCTTAATAGGTAGTATatgtacactgtaaaaaaaaaaaaaaaaagctgtaaattttacagtcaTTTAGAGGCATCATGGGTTGCCTGTAAAATACcgtaaaatgtacagtaaacaaCCGTAAGATAATTACAGTAATGTACTGCAATAtcttaatgttgtataaaataacacataacccagtatacttgctcatttggctgatgcaggatataactgagctgaaggttaaaGGTCTTACCGCCAAGCTGTCATGCTCGggcactgggatttgaacacacaagcTTCTGATCGGTGCGTCaaagctttaaccactgagccaccacaagtACCTTGCATTGATTCAACTACTTCTACCACTGAATTAACTCCACTAAAAGCTTGCACTGAATGAATGCAAGCTAGTAGAGCTAGTTGTAGTGGCTCAGTGATTAAGATTTCATGTCacagatcagaaggtcatgtgttcaaatcTCAGCACCACCAAACTTCCTTGATCAAGACCCTTCAGCTCAGCTGCATCCTGCATCAAccaaatgtactggattatgtgttGCTTTATACTAGTGTAATATATTACAGttctttattgtaaatatgttttacagttgtttaaaTTTTACAGTGCATTATTGGCCAGTACATTATTGTAAAatctacagcatttttttttttacggtgAATGCCATATTTACAGTTCACAGACTATTTGATTTAGTGACCCTATCTGCTTCATACTCACTCTGATGTGAGTTTTGACCACATTAGTTCTCTCCAGTCTCTGTTCTTCTGGGATACCAATCTCCTCCCAGATGTCCTTCAGGTGGCACAGAGCTTTATTTAGGCATGACACTGCCTCAGCAGCAAGCACCTCACTAAACTCATAATGAAAAACATGGACATGTTACCAGGCCTGAGGGTAGTGACAGGTGGATGGAGTCTCAGACAGACCTCAGcatgttattacattattaaaagtCTAAATGTATTTAGAGATAGCCACTAGTATGGATATTTTGAAGCTTTGTCATTCCTTGGACATGGCGCATATTAGCTAGTTACTATAccttattacacagtaatataGCTCATTAGCTAGGTAGTTAGCAGAGTCAAGCAACCTGTCATAAGCTAACCGTTAGCCACTTCTAGTTAACAAACAAAACTTATTATTGAATAAACTCAAATATATGACAATTACTGACCTCTTCCTCATCGTAGGGTGCCAACAGGGCAGGTTTTAACAGTTTGCTTACTGGGCGGAAGAAACGTCGGATCCGAACTCGAGTCTCGCGCAGCCGTTTCTGTCGATTCAAAATACGCATCAAAATAGCGCTTCGGATTTCATTGGCCAGCGGAGGTGCGAACTGCGCATGCGCGAGGGCGGGTCCCGAACCTGGACTGCTTTCTTCATTACGTCAGAAACGGTCAGTCGTCTCGCGCGCCTCAGTGTCCTTGGTTAAAGTGTCCACTGagattaatgtaaaaataataataataataataattcttggAAAATGTAGCTGCAGGAGAATTATGCAAACTAATTCAAATTATGCAGAATTGGTAATGTTAAAAAGAGTGCCTCAGGATCAAgtttttatattgcatttatatttgttttctgaATACTACTAATCCTGAATCTGCATATTATGATTCAGTTCTGAGCTGGAGTTAGTGTCTGTGTCGAGCTTCTGTGCATGTTGTCTCCATGGGTTTCCACATGTGTTTCCATCGAAAACCCAAATACATGCCAGAGGGTTGACTGGCAAAGTTAAATTGtcctaggtgtgaaagagtttCTGATTATATactctgtgtttatgtgtgtgtgtgtgtgtgtgtgtgtgtgtgtgtgtggtgaactGCAATAGACTGTTGTCCAGTCCAAGGTGTGTTCTCGCCTCACACCCAAGTCTTCCCAGGCTAAACTCTGCATGGGCGTgcccctgaccaggatgaagcagttactgaagatgaattaatgaatgaacatttCAGATACATGATACaaccacatttaaaaaaaaaaaaaaccaaatacaTGTTTATTGCCCACAGTGGAACTCTTGGTATAATCTGGACACGCATGAAAAACTCCCAAATACCACTGTGTTCCTGAGCTTCACAATCATACTgcattacaaaacaaaacatgaacacacattcaCTGAAATGACATAATGTAGTGCTTTTGTCGTTACTGATGGCCTTCATGTCCATTTGTAATTGAGGGGAAAATGTCCTCTGGAATGCTCCGCTCAGCTCAGCTCTGTCCCGTACACAGGCCACTCTGTCCTCGCTACCACCGTGTGGACAGCAGTCTCTAAGGATTCAAGCCTGATATTCCAGCAGAGACTCCAGCAGTCTGGAGCTGTTCGTGATCGCAGTTGTCACCACGATAAACTTATAGCCTATGATAAGGaagaattattttaatgttaatgcatCAGTGATGTATATTCAGTTATAAATCTTTTGGTCTGAAACATCCTTACCTTTCTCTCTACCTAAAAAGCGCAAGGCTGATATTTCAGAGTAGGTACATCCTCCCAGGAACATCACGAGTATAATCCTTTGAGGGTCTGTTTTGGTTCGTGCTTCAGTTCCACTGGTACCTCCTAGAAATGAAGGCAACAAGATAAGATTTAGTTTCAAAGAATTACGTTCAAAACAATGTTCAGTAATGAGTCTCTAGTATTGGGGTAATTTTGGTATAGATTTAAGCCTCTAAAACAGAACACTACTTTAAAAATCTATTCATTTCAATTATATTTTGCATCTGGCTGcttctagtggaaagctttctcAGAAGAATAAAGGCTGTTATAGCAGAAAAGGCAGGGCCAAATCTATATTAATCCCATGTTTTTGTAATGGGATGTTCATCAAGCACATAACGGTGTgctggtcaggcgtccacatatttttggccatataatgtagcTAAAAAACTCCCAGCCTGCAGCATTAGTCTTTCCAGTTTGATCCAATGTGATTTCTTCACCAAATTTGTCAAACAACAGCAATCAAAGCAGTATAATTAAAAGTATAAATGCTACATGCTGAGCACTTGTAATTGAGGGGACAACTTTTCTTGGACATGGTACATGTCTTATCTATACTCAACTTGTGCATTCACCTGTATGTTAATTTGTTAAACCAGCAAAgaatacataaaacataaaagattCAAAACGTATTTTGTACCATGCAATATCAATGCAACATCATTGCTTATTCTGGAAATATTAAAGTATAGATTTACGTAAAGTCTCATCTACCACCATGACTTGTTTAAAGACTGAAGATTTTCAGGACCTGTGACTGCAAACTCATGTCCATTTAAAAGCCGCGTGACTTCCTCAAGCCCTGTCCAGCCATCTCTCTCTAATACCTGCACCAACAACagataaatatgtttattaaatatatctaaTGAAAAGATCTCTCAGAAGAAAGTAATAAATCTGTTCTTTATAGTTTAGAGTTAAACTTGTTTTGGGAACTCCAACCTGTTCAATCAGTTTACAGCTCAAAGGGATGTAGGCTCCACTGAAGATGTAAGCCATGTCCCGTGGGACTCGGAGGTCATACTCCTCCCCTGTCTTAGGTATCTGTGTGGACGATCACAGAACAGAGATactgtgtttattacagtgtttGCTAATATACACAATAAGTGAGGATGTATGAAGTTACATACAAGCATCAGCTTTTTACTCAGCGCTCGGAAATTGCTCTTCTTGGCCAGTGAGGAGAATGCGTCAGTCagctttcctgaaaaaaaaaataaatttaggaAATGCATTTAGTTTTAACTGCTTTGTGGAAGtgtacagtggcttgcataagtattcacccctcctTGAACTGTTCCATATTTTTGTAgcgttacaacctggaactgaaatgagcCTAACTGGGATTATAGGTCATGAATCTATACAAACTGGCTAATGATACTGAAGTGGGGAGGGAAGAAAATATATGTATCTCCAGGTCTCCAATTTCCCTCTCTCCATGCCATGCATAATTtacaggtagatagatagatagatagatagatattgaAACTGGAGACTTTGAGATATTGTAGAATTAGTGAACTAGTCCCACATCTCACCAGCTGTCTTGTCATTGACCAGTTTGCCCACTTTGCTTTCCACTGCTGTTAGTGCTTCACCAGGCTGTTGCTCCACCAGCAGTCCCATCTGCCTCAGGTTCGCAAAGGTCAGTAGGTGCTCTATGCCGTAACTCTATACCATATTAGCAGCAGGAAGTACCACAGTTAATTTAACTCTCAAACATCAGTTGGATATCCaaatattatgcattttatgAAATCAAGCCAATAGGTGTGTTcgctttacatttatattacgGTATTGGCTCACCTGGAGGTACTGAGCTTTTAGAGACCGATAGTCTTTTGGCAGGAGTCCTGTTGTAGAAGAACATACAACAGCATATAGAAGCTGTGAGAAGTCTATTCTGGCTCCTAATCTCAGCCAATGAATGGAAATCGACTTGTTGGACATTTTCAATAagtataaaaaagtataaataaattaattgttttattgtcaCAAGTCAGTTATAAGATTATTCaagacactgttgggtttctgtgtgtagagtatcatgactctgtgtttagctgttggtgagcagggtgatgggaattgggaggggtgtgagccccctgctgggcaaacaattcacaccacTCCACAACAACATTGGTTCAGAGATGAAACAGACAGCACAATGAAAGCTTTTTGGACAGAAAAACACCACATACAACTGCCACAACgaaattataaaatttaaaccCAGTAGGTTAGGTAAAACTGCAAATTCCTAAAGCCCTGattgtctactttcatatgagccattaaccactattgtggagtgtgacatcacaaataaaatcAATGCCAGTATTAACTCTTAGTATCTAATAACTTGTAACAATTAGATTAATTTACACTAATTTGCCAGGCAAGGGTTTTTGAACATGTGACATTTCTTGTGTTTTAATACTGATTTGGCGGATTACACCAACAAGGACTAATTAAAGCTTAGAGCTACTCAAAGATAcgttcagtatttttatttgagTTGTGTTACAGCACTTGATTTTAAACGTTgcttaacaaataaacaatttaaatctAAACCTGTGGGATTAATTCGGACTgtccaccatcttggatttgCAAGTAACTAActaaacaattattattattataaaaaataagtaTACCATattataagtaataaataaatattataagtaaaaaacaaacaaaaaattaactCGATTGATTTCCACTACCCATTCAATTAATATACTCGTTCattcaaaaaaatgtaaactacCTCAGTTCcaagattaaaattaaaatttgagTTTAAATGAATGGACCAACCAGAAAGggattgtttttaaaacaagGTTTAAAGTTTGGTGTAACTGCATTAATACGTACATGACTGAATCCAACTTGAagcttaaacttttttttaatgtaatctaGAATTTAATCACCATTCGTACAAGAGTTAATCAGGAAAACGTTTCTACCAAAGACCTAAATTTATGGATCTTTTAGCAGACAAGCCCCAGATCTTAATGTGACACTAAACTAAAAAAGTGCTGTATTAAAGGGTAAACCAGTTAACCCTAAGACTCATGTTAGTATAAGCTGAAAGTGCCAATCTTATCCTAATTTTAAGCAAATATGATCTTGGTAAATCTTTTTAGATCTTGGTTTTAATGCACTCTTTTTTGGGTTGGAACAAAAATTGCAGGCTCTTTGAAGAAAAGAGTCGAAAATGTCACTTAAACCTGTTCCTTACTTAGACTCTAATTTTAGTGTATAAACATGAGCCAAAATTGCTAAAATATAGAACAGAATTCATAAAAACACTGTATCATAATTCACAAGACTCACCATTTTCAGTAAGAGACAACAGACAAAGGAGTCTGAGACTGTCGATCATAGACACCTGAAGGACAGAGTATTATAATGGTGTTAGTTAAAACTGTACACTATAAGCTTCTAGTACTGCACGTGTTAtaacacatatttatatatttatattacttgGCTTTTGTGATAACACACCTGTCTGTTAATGTGTTCTTCAATGAAGCCAATACATTCTCGAACCTCAAAATCTTCAAGtaaagctaaagaaaaaaaggatttagAGACAATATTGTGCTATCTTTCTAAGCATCActcagcaaataaataaaggcatAGTTATTACACATGAATCAGCATTTCTTACAATGTTCAGTCTTTAGCAATTCCTGGAAGTCttgctttgttttcttcttcattatGGATTCACTTGCACCAATATCTAAATATGAAGTCATTAGTCAGAAGACAGACCTTTGCTTACAAAAGTTAATGTAACATCTGAAAATTGATGTAAGTAATGAAAGTTGATGTGACTCACGCAGACTGAGAAGACG carries:
- the prc1b gene encoding protein regulator of cytokinesis 1b isoform X1; protein product: MRILNRQKRLRETRVRIRRFFRPVSKLLKPALLAPYDEEEFSEVLAAEAVSCLNKALCHLKDIWEEIGIPEEQRLERTNVVKTHIRGLLDMMIAEEESLRKRLMTSIDTCRKELNKVCLELQLPPYQEERGNTMLQQEKDIRTCLEVMLKQKGQRMQTLKTLIEQDQDLCDILCLEPFSISASAVPSLEQLESFRQHIAQLTAEKEQRHSKFVELKKQIILCMDDLDQLPETSFEKDIVCEDEEAFCLSKDNIDSLKVLLHQLESRKAENERSCGSYREKIQQLWDRLHISQEDRDAIAEHMTMSKKRNMEALQAEVKRLEELKLRNIQDLTKAIREEITVFWDKCFYSTDQRQAFLPYYDDNFSEELLNLHESEIQRLKQHYEEHKELFEGVHKWEESWKLFLELEKKATDPSRFTNRGGNLLKEEKQRSDLLKGLPKLEKKLKAQIEQWEQEQGREFLVQGQKFMQFISEQWELYHLEKEREKQERQMKKSKQTEEDMLYGTAVRSPTKRRFLGSMTPCKARKLNATSSTSTGTSNSTMRSVFGGTVCHSPVSRPPISASKGNSLKTPGRGKPPHQGLAERNKENVCHLTCGTGGVLKTPASPQRNFSINSVASTYSEFAEIVNVESIQSRETSPRPQSQSTHQRS
- the prc1b gene encoding protein regulator of cytokinesis 1b isoform X4 produces the protein MRILNRQKRLRETRVRIRRFFRPVSKLLKPALLAPYDEEEFSEVLAAEAVSCLNKALCHLKDIWEEIGIPEEQRLERTNVVKTHIRGLLDMMIAEEESLRKRLMTSIDTCRKELNKVCLELQLPPYQEERGNTMLQQEKDIRTCLEVMLKQKGQRMQTLKTLIEQDQDLCDILCLEPFSISASAVPSLEQLESFRQHIAQLTAEKEQRHSKFVELKKQIILCMDDLDQLPETSFEKDIVCEDEEAFCLSKDNIDSLKVLLHQLESRKAENERSCGSYREKIQQLWDRLHISQEDRDAIAEHMTMSKKRNMEALQAEVKRLEELKLRNIQDLTKAIREEITVFWDKCFYSTDQRQAFLPYYDDNFSEELLNLHESEIQRLKQHYEEHKELFEGVHKWEESWKLFLELEKKATDPSRFTNRGGNLLKEEKQRSDLLKGLPKLEKKLKAQIEQWEQEQGREFLVQGQKFMQFISEQWELYHLEKEREKQERQMKKSKQTEEDMLYGTAVRSPTKRRFLGSMTPCKARKGNSLKTPGRGKPPHQGLAERNKENVCHLTCGTGGVLKTPASPQRNFSINSVASTYSEFAEIVNVESIQSRETSPRPQSQSTHQRS
- the prc1b gene encoding protein regulator of cytokinesis 1b isoform X2 — its product is MRILNRQKRLRETRVRIRRFFRPVSKLLKPALLAPYDEEEFSEVLAAEAVSCLNKALCHLKDIWEEIGIPEEQRLERTNVVKTHIRGLLDMMIAEEESLRKRLMTSIDTCRKELNKVCLELQLPPYQEERGNTMLQQEKDIRTCLEVMLKQKGQRMQTLKTLIEQDQDLCDILCLEPFSISASAVPSLEQLESFRQHIAQLTAEKEQRHSKFVELKKQIILCMDDLDQLPETSFEKDIVCEDEEAFCLSKDNIDSLKVLLHQLESRKAENERSCGSYREKIQQLWDRLHISQEDRDAIAEHMTMSKKRNMEALQAEVKRLEELKLRNIQDLTKAIREEITVFWDKCFYSTDQRQAFLPYYDDNFSEELLNLHESEIQRLKQHYEEHKELFEGVHKWEESWKLFLELEKKATDPSRFTNRGGNLLKEEKQRSDLLKGLPKLEKKLKAQIEQWEQEQGREFLVQGQKFMQFISEQWELYHLEKEREKQERQMKKSKQTEEDMLYGTAVRSPTKRRFLGSMTPCKARKLNATSSTSTGTSNSTMRSVFGGTVCHSPVSRPPISASKGNSLKTPGRGKPPHQGLAERNKENVCHLTCGTGGVLKTPASPQRNFSINSVASTYSEFARDLSKASKSKYTPEVLNSTITHL
- the prc1b gene encoding protein regulator of cytokinesis 1b isoform X3; this encodes MRKSEVLAAEAVSCLNKALCHLKDIWEEIGIPEEQRLERTNVVKTHIRGLLDMMIAEEESLRKRLMTSIDTCRKELNKVCLELQLPPYQEERGNTMLQQEKDIRTCLEVMLKQKGQRMQTLKTLIEQDQDLCDILCLEPFSISASAVPSLEQLESFRQHIAQLTAEKEQRHSKFVELKKQIILCMDDLDQLPETSFEKDIVCEDEEAFCLSKDNIDSLKVLLHQLESRKAENERSCGSYREKIQQLWDRLHISQEDRDAIAEHMTMSKKRNMEALQAEVKRLEELKLRNIQDLTKAIREEITVFWDKCFYSTDQRQAFLPYYDDNFSEELLNLHESEIQRLKQHYEEHKELFEGVHKWEESWKLFLELEKKATDPSRFTNRGGNLLKEEKQRSDLLKGLPKLEKKLKAQIEQWEQEQGREFLVQGQKFMQFISEQWELYHLEKEREKQERQMKKSKQTEEDMLYGTAVRSPTKRRFLGSMTPCKARKLNATSSTSTGTSNSTMRSVFGGTVCHSPVSRPPISASKGNSLKTPGRGKPPHQGLAERNKENVCHLTCGTGGVLKTPASPQRNFSINSVASTYSEFAEIVNVESIQSRETSPRPQSQSTHQRS
- the prc1b gene encoding protein regulator of cytokinesis 1b isoform X5; amino-acid sequence: MRKSEVLAAEAVSCLNKALCHLKDIWEEIGIPEEQRLERTNVVKTHIRGLLDMMIAEEESLRKRLMTSIDTCRKELNKVCLELQLPPYQEERGNTMLQQEKDIRTCLEVMLKQKGQRMQTLKTLIEQDQDLCDILCLEPFSISASAVPSLEQLESFRQHIAQLTAEKEQRHSKFVELKKQIILCMDDLDQLPETSFEKDIVCEDEEAFCLSKDNIDSLKVLLHQLESRKAENERSCGSYREKIQQLWDRLHISQEDRDAIAEHMTMSKKRNMEALQAEVKRLEELKLRNIQDLTKAIREEITVFWDKCFYSTDQRQAFLPYYDDNFSEELLNLHESEIQRLKQHYEEHKELFEGVHKWEESWKLFLELEKKATDPSRFTNRGGNLLKEEKQRSDLLKGLPKLEKKLKAQIEQWEQEQGREFLVQGQKFMQFISEQWELYHLEKEREKQERQMKKSKQTEEDMLYGTAVRSPTKRRFLGSMTPCKARKLNATSSTSTGTSNSTMRSVFGGTVCHSPVSRPPISASKGNSLKTPGRGKPPHQGLAERNKENVCHLTCGTGGVLKTPASPQRNFSINSVASTYSEFARDLSKASKSKYTPEVLNSTITHL